A single Actinomadura algeriensis DNA region contains:
- a CDS encoding MarR family winged helix-turn-helix transcriptional regulator gives MTGDLSNATDPLALENQVCFALVVASRTVLAHYRPILEPMGLTHPQYLVMLALWEHRKLSVKELGRLLELDPGTLSPLLKRLEGAELIRRERDSRDERLLALTVTPAGEALRAQAEKIPATIMERLGMNLDELQDLHRTLTRVIAAASDGAA, from the coding sequence GTGACAGGTGATCTGAGCAACGCAACCGACCCGCTCGCGCTGGAGAACCAGGTGTGCTTCGCCCTGGTGGTCGCCTCGCGCACGGTGCTCGCGCACTACAGGCCGATCCTGGAACCGATGGGGCTGACGCACCCCCAGTACCTGGTGATGCTGGCGCTGTGGGAGCACCGGAAGCTGTCGGTGAAGGAGCTCGGCCGCCTGCTGGAACTCGATCCGGGAACGCTCTCTCCCCTGCTCAAACGCCTGGAGGGGGCGGAGCTCATCCGCCGCGAGCGCGACAGCCGGGACGAGCGGCTGCTGGCCCTCACCGTGACCCCGGCGGGCGAGGCCCTCCGGGCGCAGGCGGAGAAGATCCCCGCCACGATCATGGAACGCCTGGGCATGAACCTCGACGAGCTACAGGACCTGCACCGCACGCTCACCCGCGTCATCGCCGCCGCGAGCGACGGCGCCGCCTGA
- a CDS encoding alpha/beta hydrolase, protein MSSISSGAPGPPPGAAPTFVLVHGSGTSSFMWAPVQRELALLGHRSFAVDLPGHGLDAQYPVAYQAPQDLEAWADEPSTLAGVTLQDNVDAVTGVVRRLAEHGPVVLVGASLGGTTITGVGNETPELVSRLVYISAWSCVQRSNPIEYMQEPEYADNLMGPLAALNIGDPQRLGVGRANYRTADPEMLAALKAATLADVDDARFRAFLNILQPDESMAVMMSDARVRAATWGTVPRTYVRLTEDRSIPVAMQDRLIAEADALTPGNPYDVHTLDTSHAGFLYRADEVAAILDGLAV, encoded by the coding sequence ATGTCTTCCATTTCCAGCGGCGCGCCCGGCCCTCCCCCCGGTGCCGCTCCGACGTTCGTCCTGGTCCACGGATCCGGGACCAGCTCCTTCATGTGGGCGCCCGTCCAGCGCGAACTGGCGCTGCTCGGCCACCGCAGCTTCGCCGTCGACCTGCCGGGGCACGGCCTCGACGCGCAGTACCCGGTCGCCTATCAGGCCCCGCAGGATCTCGAAGCCTGGGCGGACGAACCGTCCACGCTCGCCGGCGTCACCCTGCAGGACAACGTCGACGCGGTCACCGGCGTCGTCCGCCGGCTGGCGGAGCACGGGCCCGTCGTGCTGGTGGGCGCCAGCCTCGGCGGGACGACCATCACCGGCGTGGGCAACGAGACGCCCGAGCTGGTGAGCCGGCTCGTCTACATCTCCGCGTGGTCGTGCGTCCAACGGTCGAATCCGATCGAATACATGCAGGAACCGGAGTACGCCGACAACCTCATGGGCCCGCTGGCCGCGTTGAACATCGGAGACCCGCAGCGGCTCGGGGTCGGCAGGGCCAACTACCGCACCGCCGACCCGGAGATGCTCGCCGCGCTCAAGGCCGCGACCTTGGCGGACGTCGACGACGCACGGTTCCGGGCGTTCCTCAACATCCTGCAGCCCGACGAATCGATGGCGGTGATGATGTCGGACGCGCGCGTCCGCGCCGCCACCTGGGGCACCGTCCCCCGGACCTACGTCCGCCTCACCGAGGACCGGTCCATCCCGGTGGCGATGCAGGACCGGCTGATCGCCGAAGCGGACGCGCTGACGCCGGGCAACCCGTACGACGTGCACACCCTCGACACGTCGCACGCGGGGTTCCTGTACAGAGCCGACGAGGTGGCCGCCATCCTCGACGGACTGGCGGTTTAG
- a CDS encoding TetR/AcrR family transcriptional regulator, giving the protein MTNLADRPKGERRRRRLVDAGVALLAEGGWPAVTTRAVAERAGANVGLIHYHFGGLGALHEAIARQAGNTVVAPFLDELFAAPDERAVLAAARRLQGSSVDPGTVRLSVELMAGALREPALGEALRDELRAAREGIAGWLGRVHPDWPPGRRAGMAAVIAALIDGLLLHHMVDPELSLDDALGALEESL; this is encoded by the coding sequence GTGACCAATTTAGCCGATCGACCAAAAGGGGAGCGGCGACGGCGGCGGCTCGTCGACGCGGGTGTCGCGCTGCTCGCCGAGGGCGGCTGGCCCGCGGTCACGACGCGGGCCGTGGCCGAGCGGGCGGGCGCCAACGTGGGGCTGATCCACTACCACTTCGGCGGCCTGGGGGCGCTGCACGAGGCGATCGCCCGGCAGGCGGGGAACACGGTGGTGGCACCTTTCCTGGACGAGCTGTTCGCCGCGCCCGACGAACGCGCGGTCCTCGCGGCCGCGCGCAGGCTGCAGGGATCGTCGGTGGACCCCGGGACCGTCCGGCTGTCGGTGGAGCTGATGGCGGGGGCGCTGCGCGAACCCGCGCTCGGCGAGGCGCTGCGCGACGAACTGCGGGCCGCGCGCGAGGGGATCGCCGGCTGGCTCGGGCGTGTGCATCCGGACTGGCCGCCGGGTCGCCGGGCGGGCATGGCCGCGGTGATCGCCGCGCTGATCGACGGCCTGCTGCTGCACCACATGGTCGACCCGGAACTGTCCCTCGACGACGCGCTCGGCGCACTGGAGGAGAGCCTGTGA
- a CDS encoding FAD-dependent monooxygenase, with translation MKILVAGGGVAGLTLAYWLHRRGMTPVVAERSPEGRLGGYGFDLVGTGHDIAARMGIAGRLAARTLPIDSVDFVDGSGRTLARLGAPLLDRITRGRNLALLHSTLEDELIEAVRDDVEIRFDLPVESLVQDADGVTARFPGGEERFDLVVGADGVHSAVRRAIFGGDGHARHLGCTMACFPVPDRYGAGRVRTHYTEPGRQVVTYGTGRPGELIALFLFRDEPGPVPRAARLDRLRDVFAGAGWITPRLLADAPESREIFMDAMTQIELPRWHRGRVALIGDACGCLTLVSAQGVSMAMAGAYVLAEQLATADHRTAFARYERRLRPEVVRRQRNARLFARTLVPATRTGLAAQNLMSRFVMRDAFAPLLRRRFGADSILPA, from the coding sequence GTGAAGATTCTCGTCGCGGGCGGCGGGGTCGCCGGGCTGACACTGGCCTACTGGCTGCACCGCCGCGGTATGACCCCCGTCGTCGCCGAGCGGTCGCCGGAGGGCCGGCTCGGCGGCTACGGTTTCGACCTCGTCGGCACCGGCCACGACATCGCCGCGCGCATGGGCATCGCCGGACGGCTGGCGGCGCGGACACTGCCGATCGACTCGGTGGACTTCGTGGACGGCTCCGGCCGCACCCTCGCCAGGCTCGGCGCGCCGCTGCTCGACCGGATCACCCGGGGACGCAACCTCGCGCTGCTGCACAGCACGCTGGAGGACGAGCTCATCGAGGCCGTCCGGGACGACGTCGAGATCCGTTTCGACCTGCCGGTCGAGTCGCTCGTCCAGGACGCGGACGGGGTGACCGCCCGGTTCCCCGGCGGCGAGGAGCGGTTCGACCTGGTCGTCGGCGCCGACGGCGTCCACTCGGCCGTCCGCCGGGCGATCTTCGGCGGCGACGGGCACGCCCGGCACCTGGGCTGCACCATGGCCTGTTTCCCCGTGCCCGACCGCTACGGCGCCGGGCGGGTGCGCACCCACTACACCGAGCCGGGACGGCAGGTCGTCACTTACGGCACCGGACGGCCGGGCGAGCTGATCGCGCTGTTCCTCTTCCGGGACGAGCCGGGGCCGGTGCCGCGCGCCGCGCGCCTGGACCGGCTCCGCGACGTCTTCGCGGGCGCGGGCTGGATCACGCCCCGCCTCCTCGCCGACGCGCCCGAGTCCCGCGAGATCTTCATGGACGCGATGACCCAGATCGAGCTGCCCCGCTGGCACCGGGGCCGGGTCGCGCTGATAGGGGACGCCTGCGGCTGCCTGACGCTCGTCTCCGCGCAGGGGGTGTCGATGGCGATGGCGGGCGCCTACGTCCTGGCCGAGCAGCTCGCCACCGCGGACCACCGCACCGCCTTCGCGCGCTACGAGCGCCGCCTGCGCCCCGAGGTCGTGCGGCGGCAGCGCAACGCGCGGCTGTTCGCCCGCACGCTCGTGCCCGCCACCCGCACCGGGCTGGCGGCACAGAATCTGATGTCCCGGTTCGTGATGCGCGACGCCTTCGCGCCACTGCTGCGCCGCCGGTTCGGCGCGGATTCCATTTTGCCCGCCTGA
- a CDS encoding nitroreductase family deazaflavin-dependent oxidoreductase, giving the protein MEIVKTPAPPSGVRRLLWRLPIHFYRRGLGVLMPPRIMLLTHIGRKSGRPRQAVIEVIERGPDGYVAASGFGVRADWYQNVLKTPDVTIQVGRRVIPVTAEVLAKEDGAELMALYGPRNPRTAKRLCSIMGFAIDGSVEDFRAVGERVPFVRFVPRAGGAG; this is encoded by the coding sequence ATGGAGATCGTCAAGACGCCCGCGCCGCCGTCCGGCGTGCGCCGCCTGCTGTGGCGGCTGCCCATCCACTTCTACCGGCGGGGCCTCGGGGTGCTGATGCCGCCGCGGATCATGCTGCTCACCCATATCGGCCGCAAGTCGGGACGGCCGCGCCAGGCCGTCATCGAGGTCATCGAACGCGGCCCGGACGGGTACGTGGCGGCGTCCGGCTTCGGCGTCCGGGCCGACTGGTACCAGAACGTCCTCAAGACCCCGGACGTCACGATTCAGGTGGGGCGCCGCGTCATCCCGGTCACCGCCGAAGTGCTGGCGAAGGAGGACGGCGCGGAGCTGATGGCGCTGTACGGGCCGCGGAATCCGCGCACGGCGAAGCGGCTCTGCTCGATCATGGGCTTCGCAATCGACGGCAGCGTGGAGGACTTCCGCGCCGTCGGGGAACGGGTCCCGTTCGTCCGGTTCGTTCCTCGCGCGGGCGGGGCCGGGTGA
- a CDS encoding steroid Delta-isomerase — protein MPSQEHMKAALQAYVDGFNAGDPAAVVALFADDATIEDPVGKPPITGREAITEFYAGNVASGAKLSLDTPVRGSHGNVAAMAFTVEMPNMRIRVIDVMTFDEDGLISEMRAHWGSTDVES, from the coding sequence ATGCCCTCCCAAGAGCACATGAAAGCCGCACTCCAGGCGTACGTCGACGGCTTCAACGCCGGTGACCCCGCGGCCGTCGTCGCCCTCTTCGCCGACGACGCGACGATCGAGGACCCCGTCGGCAAGCCGCCCATCACCGGCCGGGAGGCGATCACCGAGTTCTACGCCGGCAACGTCGCGTCCGGGGCCAAGCTCAGCCTCGACACTCCCGTGCGCGGGTCGCACGGGAACGTCGCCGCCATGGCGTTCACCGTCGAGATGCCGAACATGCGCATCCGCGTCATCGACGTCATGACCTTCGACGAGGACGGCCTCATCAGCGAGATGCGGGCCCACTGGGGCTCGACCGACGTCGAGTCCTGA
- a CDS encoding response regulator, which yields MSSTRILVVDDQTVVREGLVLLLELLPGIEVAGSASDGEQALAMVAEKRPDVVLMDLRMPRMDGVEATRRIREEHPGTEVVVLTTYADDESIFAALRAGARGYLTKDAGADEIAQAVAAVRDGAAQLDPSVQRRLIEAVAAGDRPRTSRAGFPDGLTRREAEVLALIAQGRSNGEIAGDLFISEATVKTHINNLFAKANLRDRAQAVTYAFRHGLAG from the coding sequence ATGAGCAGCACGAGAATCCTCGTCGTGGACGACCAGACCGTGGTCCGTGAGGGCCTGGTCCTCCTCCTCGAACTCCTTCCCGGGATCGAGGTCGCCGGATCGGCCTCCGACGGTGAGCAGGCCCTCGCCATGGTCGCCGAAAAGCGCCCGGACGTCGTCCTCATGGACCTGCGCATGCCCCGGATGGACGGCGTGGAGGCGACGCGCCGCATCCGGGAGGAGCACCCGGGCACCGAGGTCGTCGTCCTCACCACCTACGCCGACGACGAGTCGATCTTCGCCGCGCTCCGGGCGGGCGCCCGCGGCTACCTGACCAAGGACGCCGGCGCGGACGAGATCGCGCAGGCCGTCGCGGCCGTCCGCGACGGCGCCGCCCAGCTCGACCCGTCCGTCCAGCGCCGGCTGATCGAGGCGGTGGCGGCCGGGGACCGCCCGCGGACGTCCCGCGCCGGGTTCCCCGACGGCCTCACCCGCCGCGAGGCGGAGGTCCTCGCCCTCATCGCGCAGGGACGGTCCAACGGCGAGATCGCCGGTGACCTGTTCATCAGCGAGGCCACCGTGAAGACCCACATCAACAACCTCTTCGCCAAGGCGAACCTGCGGGACCGCGCGCAGGCGGTCACCTACGCCTTCAGGCACGGCCTCGCGGGCTGA
- a CDS encoding sensor histidine kinase has protein sequence MDEPMRCGGGGARRADLIARTTVVVGLIGWGVGSYLYRLFTTDPAPGPSGAGLAVALLNIVLFALLITGLRGRRAAGSDSRRPLISCLLAALPVAMALVLVNPDFDGPLYLCMPALWALSTRLSLRWGLATGAVLVAAVASLGHIAGGSADLGLLIAFAGVALGGVATRQGMAAQQAARRAEAANAVLAERSRIAREIHDILAHSLSAQVVHLEGARLLLSRDGDRVQALDRVERARNLARSGLEETRRALATLRGEIPEPREVIAELAEDFYVSTGRPCDVQVTGTARELSAQAGLTVVRTAQEALTNVRKHAPGARAHVCLRYLKDTVELEITDTGGTEPGLDLGGGGYGLVGMRERAELIDGTLETGPNGKGFRVALRVPVG, from the coding sequence ATGGACGAGCCCATGAGATGCGGCGGCGGCGGCGCCCGGCGCGCCGATCTGATCGCCCGCACGACCGTCGTCGTGGGCCTCATCGGCTGGGGCGTGGGGTCCTACCTCTACCGCCTGTTCACCACCGATCCGGCGCCCGGCCCGAGCGGCGCCGGACTCGCCGTCGCCCTCCTCAACATCGTCCTTTTCGCCCTGCTGATCACCGGCCTGCGCGGACGGCGCGCGGCGGGCTCGGACTCGCGCCGCCCGCTGATCTCCTGTCTGCTGGCGGCCCTTCCGGTCGCCATGGCACTGGTCCTCGTCAACCCGGACTTCGACGGCCCCCTCTACCTGTGCATGCCGGCACTCTGGGCGCTGAGCACGCGGCTGTCCCTGCGCTGGGGGCTCGCGACCGGGGCCGTCCTGGTCGCCGCCGTGGCCTCCCTCGGCCACATCGCCGGGGGGAGCGCCGACCTCGGCCTGCTGATCGCGTTCGCCGGCGTCGCCCTCGGCGGCGTCGCCACCCGCCAGGGCATGGCCGCCCAGCAGGCCGCCCGCCGCGCCGAGGCCGCCAACGCCGTGCTCGCCGAACGCTCCCGCATCGCCCGCGAGATCCACGACATCCTCGCGCACTCCCTCTCCGCCCAGGTCGTCCACCTGGAGGGGGCGCGGCTCCTGCTCTCCCGGGACGGCGACCGCGTGCAGGCCCTCGACCGGGTCGAGCGCGCCCGCAACCTGGCCCGGTCCGGCCTCGAGGAGACCCGCCGGGCGCTCGCCACCCTGCGCGGCGAGATCCCCGAACCCCGCGAGGTCATCGCCGAACTCGCCGAGGACTTCTACGTCTCCACGGGCCGTCCCTGCGACGTCCAGGTCACCGGGACGGCCCGCGAACTGTCGGCGCAGGCCGGTCTCACCGTCGTCCGCACCGCCCAGGAGGCGCTCACGAACGTCCGCAAGCACGCGCCGGGCGCGCGCGCACACGTCTGCCTGCGCTACCTCAAGGACACCGTGGAACTGGAGATAACGGACACCGGCGGAACGGAGCCGGGCCTAGACTTGGGCGGCGGCGGATACGGCCTCGTGGGGATGCGCGAACGCGCGGAACTCATCGACGGAACCCTCGAGACGGGCCCGAACGGCAAGGGCTTCCGGGTCGCCCTCCGCGTGCCGGTGGGGTGA
- a CDS encoding DNA gyrase/topoisomerase IV subunit B, whose product MTAATAEVTTEDPHGYSARHLSVLEGLEAVRKRPGMYIGSTDSRGLAHCLWEIVDNCVDEALAGYCTHISVTMHADGSFDVGDNGRGIPVDLEPKTGLPGVELVMTRLHAGGKFGGVSYTASGGLHGVGASVVNALSARLDVEVDRDGHTHAISFRRGLPGEFADDGRPNARFKKRSGVRQVHKVAKNVTGTRTRFWPDLQIFLKDATVELDLVMDRMRQTAFLIPGLTIEVRDERGDEVVEETFRFDGGIGEFCTYLSKDAPLIDVLRLQGHGHFTETVPVLDDQGHLTPTDVERDLEVDIALRWGSGYDTVTRSFVNVIATPKGGTHVRGFEKAVVKVINDQLRAARLLKNGDEDVIRDDVQEGLTAVVTVRLPEPQFEGQTKEILGTSAATRIVSKVADRELRAIFENPPRAQKQALRAVLEKIVGAAKTRIAARTQRDNQRRKNALENSALPAKLVDCRTADDRSELFIVEGDSALGTAKLARDSEFQALLPIRGKILNVQKASVADMLKNAECAAIIQVIGAGSGRTFDIDASRYGRIILMADADVDGSHIRTLLLTLLYRYMRPMLEEGRVYAAVPPLHRIELIKPRKGQEKYVYCYSDAELRKKLVEFERKGRRWKEPVQRYKGLGEMDADQLAETTMDPRHRILRRIRVENAEEAAKTFDLLMGSDVAPRRAFITAGASELDAERIDV is encoded by the coding sequence TTGACCGCCGCGACCGCCGAAGTGACGACCGAAGATCCGCACGGCTACTCCGCCCGGCACCTCTCGGTGCTGGAGGGGCTGGAGGCCGTGCGCAAGCGACCCGGCATGTACATCGGGTCGACCGACAGCCGCGGCCTCGCCCACTGCCTGTGGGAGATCGTCGACAACTGCGTCGACGAGGCCCTGGCCGGCTACTGCACCCACATCAGCGTGACGATGCACGCCGACGGGTCCTTCGATGTGGGCGACAACGGCCGCGGCATCCCCGTCGACCTCGAGCCCAAGACGGGCCTGCCGGGCGTCGAGCTGGTCATGACGCGCCTGCACGCGGGCGGCAAGTTCGGCGGCGTGTCCTACACCGCGTCCGGTGGCCTGCACGGCGTCGGCGCGTCCGTCGTCAACGCCCTGTCGGCCCGCCTGGACGTCGAGGTCGACCGCGACGGCCACACCCACGCGATCAGCTTCCGGCGCGGGCTGCCCGGCGAGTTCGCCGACGACGGCCGCCCGAACGCCCGGTTCAAGAAGCGGTCCGGGGTGCGGCAGGTCCACAAGGTCGCCAAGAACGTCACCGGCACTCGCACCCGGTTCTGGCCCGACCTGCAGATCTTCCTCAAGGACGCCACCGTCGAGCTCGACCTGGTCATGGACCGGATGCGGCAGACCGCGTTCCTCATCCCCGGTCTCACCATCGAAGTCCGCGACGAGCGCGGCGACGAGGTCGTCGAGGAGACGTTCCGGTTCGACGGCGGCATCGGCGAGTTCTGCACCTACCTGTCCAAGGACGCCCCCCTCATCGACGTCCTGCGCCTGCAGGGCCACGGCCACTTCACCGAGACCGTCCCCGTCCTGGACGACCAGGGCCACCTCACCCCGACCGACGTGGAGCGCGACCTGGAGGTCGACATCGCGCTGCGCTGGGGGAGCGGCTACGACACCGTCACCCGCTCGTTCGTCAACGTGATCGCCACGCCCAAGGGCGGCACCCACGTGCGCGGGTTCGAGAAGGCCGTGGTCAAGGTCATCAACGACCAGCTGCGCGCCGCCCGGCTGCTGAAGAACGGCGACGAGGACGTCATCCGCGACGACGTCCAGGAGGGGCTGACCGCGGTCGTGACGGTCCGGCTGCCCGAACCGCAGTTCGAGGGCCAGACCAAGGAGATCCTCGGCACCTCCGCCGCGACCCGCATCGTCTCCAAGGTCGCCGACCGCGAGCTGCGGGCGATCTTCGAGAACCCGCCGCGCGCGCAGAAGCAGGCGCTGCGGGCCGTCCTGGAGAAGATCGTCGGCGCGGCCAAGACGCGCATCGCCGCCCGCACCCAGCGCGACAACCAGCGCCGCAAGAACGCCCTGGAGAACTCGGCGCTCCCGGCGAAGCTCGTCGACTGCCGCACGGCGGACGACCGCAGCGAGCTGTTCATCGTCGAGGGCGACTCGGCGCTCGGCACCGCCAAGCTCGCCCGCGACTCCGAGTTCCAGGCGCTGCTGCCGATCCGCGGCAAGATCCTGAACGTGCAGAAGGCGTCCGTCGCCGACATGCTGAAGAACGCCGAGTGCGCCGCGATCATCCAGGTGATCGGGGCCGGTTCGGGCCGCACGTTCGACATCGACGCGTCCCGTTACGGGCGCATCATCCTGATGGCGGACGCCGACGTCGACGGCTCCCACATCCGGACCCTGCTGCTGACCCTGCTCTACCGGTACATGCGGCCGATGCTGGAGGAGGGGCGCGTCTACGCGGCCGTCCCGCCGCTGCACCGCATCGAGCTGATCAAGCCCCGCAAGGGCCAGGAGAAGTACGTCTACTGCTACAGCGACGCGGAGCTGCGCAAGAAGCTGGTGGAGTTCGAGCGCAAGGGCCGCCGCTGGAAGGAGCCCGTACAGCGGTACAAGGGCCTGGGCGAGATGGACGCCGACCAGCTCGCCGAGACGACGATGGACCCGCGGCACCGCATCCTGCGCCGCATCCGCGTCGAGAACGCCGAGGAGGCCGCGAAGACGTTCGACCTGCTGATGGGCAGCGACGTCGCCCCGCGGCGCGCGTTCATCACCGCGGGCGCGTCCGAACTGGACGCCGAGCGCATCGACGTCTGA
- a CDS encoding ABC transporter ATP-binding protein translates to MAHTIEVAGLQKRYGDVRAVDEVTFDVGEGEFFGILGPNGAGKTTTLEIIEGLRQADGGTVSVLGTSPWPRNPALLPRIGVQLQASSFFERLTAREQLRTFGSLYGVPARRADAMLETVGLDDKADVRVEKLSGGQAQRLSIACALVHDPELVFLDEPTAALDPQARRNLWDLLRGINTGGRTIVLTTHYMDEAEILCDRVAIMDAGRMLRLGPPAVLVRGLDSPARISVPSGVLPLEDARRLPGADEAADDGVSLTISTRDPSAVVAAMAAKDALDGVQIHGATLEDVFLQVTGREYRA, encoded by the coding sequence ATGGCGCACACCATCGAGGTCGCGGGCCTCCAGAAACGATACGGGGACGTCCGGGCGGTCGACGAGGTCACGTTCGACGTCGGCGAGGGCGAGTTCTTCGGGATCCTCGGGCCGAACGGGGCCGGCAAGACGACGACCCTGGAGATCATCGAAGGGCTCCGGCAGGCGGACGGCGGCACGGTGTCGGTCCTCGGGACGTCGCCGTGGCCCCGCAACCCCGCGCTGCTGCCCCGCATCGGCGTCCAGTTGCAGGCGTCGTCGTTCTTCGAGCGGCTGACGGCGCGCGAACAGCTGCGCACGTTCGGCTCGCTCTACGGCGTCCCGGCGCGGCGCGCCGACGCGATGCTGGAGACGGTCGGGCTGGACGACAAGGCCGACGTGCGCGTCGAGAAGCTGTCGGGCGGGCAGGCGCAGCGGCTGTCGATCGCGTGCGCGCTCGTCCACGATCCGGAGCTGGTGTTCCTGGACGAGCCGACGGCCGCGCTCGACCCGCAGGCGCGCCGCAACCTGTGGGACCTGCTGCGCGGCATCAACACCGGTGGCCGCACGATCGTGCTGACCACGCACTACATGGACGAGGCGGAGATCCTCTGCGACCGCGTGGCGATCATGGACGCGGGGCGGATGCTGCGGCTGGGCCCGCCGGCCGTCCTGGTGCGCGGGCTGGACTCCCCGGCGCGGATCAGCGTGCCGAGCGGGGTGCTGCCCCTGGAGGACGCGCGGCGGCTGCCCGGCGCGGACGAGGCGGCCGACGACGGGGTGTCGCTGACGATCTCCACCCGGGACCCGTCCGCCGTGGTCGCGGCGATGGCCGCGAAGGACGCGCTGGACGGCGTCCAGATTCACGGCGCCACCCTCGAAGACGTTTTCCTGCAGGTCACGGGACGGGAGTACCGGGCATGA
- a CDS encoding ABC transporter permease translates to MSTFASFKSLSRAMLLGFLRDRGALAFTILFPLMFLVIFAGIFGSQTTSKVEVLRVGSVPIVERAVAAAPDELGEVMKVTEASDRARALRDVEKGDVSAVVEQRGHELIVHYSAADQVRAGTVRSLMNQIVQSSNVAATGEAPAYSMSSQQVEDESLDAIQFFTPSLLGWALASAGVFGASQTLVSWRTKGILRRLQLSPAPIPTVFAARVVVSLAVALVQFTLFIGVATLPMFGLRLSGAWWMAVPMVLAGVLAFLSIGMVVGAWAKTQETAQAVTQLIVLPMAFLGGSFFPLDASPQWMRTLSHVFPLRYLNEGMLNVMGRGLGPMSALPQIGVLLGVALVGGLIAVRLFRWDDA, encoded by the coding sequence ATGAGCACGTTCGCGAGTTTCAAGAGCCTGTCACGGGCGATGCTCCTCGGCTTCCTCCGGGACCGGGGCGCGCTGGCCTTCACCATCCTGTTCCCGCTGATGTTCCTGGTGATCTTCGCCGGGATCTTCGGGAGCCAGACGACCTCGAAGGTCGAGGTGCTGCGGGTCGGCTCGGTGCCCATCGTCGAGCGCGCGGTGGCGGCGGCGCCGGACGAACTCGGCGAGGTCATGAAGGTGACCGAGGCGTCCGACCGGGCCCGGGCACTGCGCGATGTCGAAAAGGGCGACGTGTCCGCGGTGGTGGAGCAGCGCGGGCACGAACTGATCGTCCACTACTCCGCCGCCGACCAGGTCCGGGCCGGGACGGTGCGGAGCCTGATGAACCAGATCGTGCAGTCGTCGAACGTCGCGGCGACCGGCGAGGCACCCGCGTACTCGATGTCGTCGCAGCAGGTCGAGGACGAATCCCTCGACGCGATCCAGTTCTTCACGCCGAGCCTGCTCGGCTGGGCGCTCGCGTCGGCCGGCGTGTTCGGCGCCTCGCAGACGCTCGTGTCATGGCGGACGAAGGGCATCCTGCGCCGCCTGCAGCTCTCCCCCGCCCCGATCCCGACGGTGTTCGCGGCGCGCGTCGTCGTGAGCCTCGCGGTCGCGCTCGTCCAGTTCACGCTGTTCATCGGGGTGGCGACCCTCCCCATGTTCGGTCTGCGGTTGAGCGGGGCGTGGTGGATGGCCGTCCCGATGGTCCTGGCGGGCGTCCTGGCGTTCCTGTCGATCGGGATGGTGGTCGGCGCGTGGGCGAAGACGCAGGAGACCGCGCAGGCCGTCACGCAGCTGATCGTCCTGCCGATGGCGTTCCTCGGCGGCTCCTTCTTCCCGCTGGACGCGTCGCCGCAGTGGATGCGGACGCTCTCTCACGTCTTTCCGTTGCGCTATCTGAACGAAGGCATGCTGAACGTGATGGGACGCGGTCTCGGACCGATGTCCGCCCTGCCGCAAATCGGCGTTCTGCTGGGCGTCGCGCTCGTCGGCGGGCTCATCGCCGTGCGCCTGTTCCGCTGGGACGACGCCTAA
- a CDS encoding DUF7455 domain-containing protein: MTGALAPTKPLTVADRCDRCGAQAYVRAVLVGGGDLLFCAHHGRKYGEALRSNGADIQDETDRLTESPASARDDER; encoded by the coding sequence GTGACTGGAGCCCTTGCCCCGACCAAGCCGCTGACCGTCGCCGACCGATGCGACCGCTGCGGCGCCCAGGCCTACGTCCGTGCTGTCCTTGTAGGCGGCGGCGACCTTCTGTTCTGCGCCCACCACGGGCGCAAGTACGGTGAGGCTCTCCGCTCCAATGGGGCCGACATTCAGGACGAGACCGACAGGCTCACCGAATCCCCGGCTAGCGCTCGGGACGACGAGCGGTAG